A genomic region of Xiphophorus couchianus chromosome 18, X_couchianus-1.0, whole genome shotgun sequence contains the following coding sequences:
- the LOC114161818 gene encoding zinc finger protein OZF-like isoform X2: MWRQQVRQRLDAAEEQRHEILDAAFSPEHRLHTSDVLLVKKEPSPDLDQNHPEPVHIKEEEEEPWSSQQGEPLSVKEEADASRSPVIAVLIKSEDDEEEPLISHLHQTEDEELPSSSSAQQNLKAEEGYGGAECTINPDRNPHGDASSSSETEISDDDDEVNHPGSEDEGNENDCKGFRENTNMDQEGEVQTDLKCFKCTECGQSFTKKNHLKVHVKVHTLEKPFGCEVCGQRFDEKSYLDQHIIIHSEEKTFVCNVCRQTFSQRTHLSRHMKIHSGEKPFGCDVCGQSFNRKSHLNRHLKIHTGEKPFGCDICGQRFHEKAYLDRHIKIHSGEKPFACDVCGQRFSRKAHLDRHMGSHADEKPFGCDVCRQRFTHKSALNRHMIIHTGDKPFSCEVCGQRFNQKSVLMTHVRIHTGDKPYACDFCGLRFNQKSNLNSHIKIHTGYRPFSCDVCGQKFNRKGNLNMHMRTHAAGKNL; this comes from the exons ATGTGGAGGCAGCAGGTCAGACAGCGACTGGATGCAGCAGAGGAGCAGAGACACGAAATACTGGATGCTGCTTTCAGCCCCGAACATCGGCTGCACACATCAG ATGTTCTGCTGGTTAAAAAAGAACCAAGTCCtgatctggaccagaaccatcCAGAACCCGTCCACataaaggaggaagaggaggaaccCTGGAgcagccagcagggggagccGCTCAGCGTGAAGGAGGAGGCTGATGCCTCCAGGTCTCCAGTCATTGCTGTTCTCATAAAGagtgaagatgatgaagaggaacCTCTGATCTCTCATCTTCATCAAACAGAAGATGAAGAACTGCCAAGCAGCAGCTCAGCTCAGCAGAACCTGAAAGCAGAAGAGGGCTATGGAGGAGCAGAATGCACCATAAATCCGGATCGAAACCCTCATGGAGACGCTTCCAGCTCTTCAGAGACAGAGATCAGTGATGATGACGATGAGGTGAACCACCCTGGGTCAGAAGATGAAGGCAATGAGAATGACTGCAAAGGCTTCAGAGAGAATACAAACATGGACCAGGAGGGGGAAGTCCAGacagatctgaaatgttttaaatgtactgAATGTGGTCAAAGTTTTACCAAGAAAAACCATCTCAAAGTTCATGTGAAAGTTCACACTTTGGAGAAACCGTTTGGCTGTGAGGTTTGTGGACAAAGATTTGATGAAAAGTCCTATTTAGACCAACACATCATAATCCactcagaagaaaaaacatttgtttgtaacGTCTGCAGACAAACGTTCAGCCAAAGAACACATTTAAGCAGACATATGAAAATCCACAGCGGGGAGAAACCGTTTGGCTGTGATGTTTGTGGACAAAGTTTTAACAGGAAATCCCATTTAAACAGACACCTGAAaattcacacaggagagaaacctttTGGGTGTGACATTTGTGGACAAAGATTTCATGAAAAGGCCTATTTAGACAGACACATCAAAATCCACTCAGGAGAAAAACCATTTGCTTGTGATGTCTGCGGACAAAGATTTAGTAGAAAGGCACATTTAGACCGACACATGGGCAGCCACGCTGATGAGAAACCTTTTGGTTGTGACGTTTGCAGACAAAGATTTACCCACAAATCTGCTTTAAACAGACACATGATTATTCACACAGGAGACAAACCTTTTAGCTGTGAAGTTTGTGGACAAAGATTTAACCAAAAGTCAGTTTTAATGACACATGTAAGGATCCACACAGGAGACAAACCCTACGCCTGTGATTTTTGTGGACTAAGATTTAaccaaaagtcaaatttaaacagCCACATCAAAATCCATACAGGATACAGACCGTTCAGTTGTGATGTTTGTGGACAAAAATTTAACCGAAAAGGAAATCTAAACATGCACATGAGAACCCATGCAGCAGGGAAGAATCTTTAG
- the LOC114161818 gene encoding zinc finger protein OZF-like isoform X1, whose translation MWRQQVRQRLDAAEEQRHEILDAAFSPEHRLHTSGLPADVLLVKKEPSPDLDQNHPEPVHIKEEEEEPWSSQQGEPLSVKEEADASRSPVIAVLIKSEDDEEEPLISHLHQTEDEELPSSSSAQQNLKAEEGYGGAECTINPDRNPHGDASSSSETEISDDDDEVNHPGSEDEGNENDCKGFRENTNMDQEGEVQTDLKCFKCTECGQSFTKKNHLKVHVKVHTLEKPFGCEVCGQRFDEKSYLDQHIIIHSEEKTFVCNVCRQTFSQRTHLSRHMKIHSGEKPFGCDVCGQSFNRKSHLNRHLKIHTGEKPFGCDICGQRFHEKAYLDRHIKIHSGEKPFACDVCGQRFSRKAHLDRHMGSHADEKPFGCDVCRQRFTHKSALNRHMIIHTGDKPFSCEVCGQRFNQKSVLMTHVRIHTGDKPYACDFCGLRFNQKSNLNSHIKIHTGYRPFSCDVCGQKFNRKGNLNMHMRTHAAGKNL comes from the exons ATGTGGAGGCAGCAGGTCAGACAGCGACTGGATGCAGCAGAGGAGCAGAGACACGAAATACTGGATGCTGCTTTCAGCCCCGAACATCGGCTGCACACATCAGG GCTCCCTGCAGATGTTCTGCTGGTTAAAAAAGAACCAAGTCCtgatctggaccagaaccatcCAGAACCCGTCCACataaaggaggaagaggaggaaccCTGGAgcagccagcagggggagccGCTCAGCGTGAAGGAGGAGGCTGATGCCTCCAGGTCTCCAGTCATTGCTGTTCTCATAAAGagtgaagatgatgaagaggaacCTCTGATCTCTCATCTTCATCAAACAGAAGATGAAGAACTGCCAAGCAGCAGCTCAGCTCAGCAGAACCTGAAAGCAGAAGAGGGCTATGGAGGAGCAGAATGCACCATAAATCCGGATCGAAACCCTCATGGAGACGCTTCCAGCTCTTCAGAGACAGAGATCAGTGATGATGACGATGAGGTGAACCACCCTGGGTCAGAAGATGAAGGCAATGAGAATGACTGCAAAGGCTTCAGAGAGAATACAAACATGGACCAGGAGGGGGAAGTCCAGacagatctgaaatgttttaaatgtactgAATGTGGTCAAAGTTTTACCAAGAAAAACCATCTCAAAGTTCATGTGAAAGTTCACACTTTGGAGAAACCGTTTGGCTGTGAGGTTTGTGGACAAAGATTTGATGAAAAGTCCTATTTAGACCAACACATCATAATCCactcagaagaaaaaacatttgtttgtaacGTCTGCAGACAAACGTTCAGCCAAAGAACACATTTAAGCAGACATATGAAAATCCACAGCGGGGAGAAACCGTTTGGCTGTGATGTTTGTGGACAAAGTTTTAACAGGAAATCCCATTTAAACAGACACCTGAAaattcacacaggagagaaacctttTGGGTGTGACATTTGTGGACAAAGATTTCATGAAAAGGCCTATTTAGACAGACACATCAAAATCCACTCAGGAGAAAAACCATTTGCTTGTGATGTCTGCGGACAAAGATTTAGTAGAAAGGCACATTTAGACCGACACATGGGCAGCCACGCTGATGAGAAACCTTTTGGTTGTGACGTTTGCAGACAAAGATTTACCCACAAATCTGCTTTAAACAGACACATGATTATTCACACAGGAGACAAACCTTTTAGCTGTGAAGTTTGTGGACAAAGATTTAACCAAAAGTCAGTTTTAATGACACATGTAAGGATCCACACAGGAGACAAACCCTACGCCTGTGATTTTTGTGGACTAAGATTTAaccaaaagtcaaatttaaacagCCACATCAAAATCCATACAGGATACAGACCGTTCAGTTGTGATGTTTGTGGACAAAAATTTAACCGAAAAGGAAATCTAAACATGCACATGAGAACCCATGCAGCAGGGAAGAATCTTTAG
- the LOC114161817 gene encoding gastrula zinc finger protein XlCGF57.1-like isoform X1 gives MWRQQVRQRLDAAEEQRHEILDAAFSPEHRLHTSDVRPTATVREDSPEEPRSDWDPEPIRIKEEQEELWDSVAGEQLDLNEEMESTRRRVKSEDEDEEEEEKPPVLLGTLPSISSVNQMKSESDEEDGEGGRSRRISDPNTHGDTSSSSDTEVSEEEEGDDENHSDTQLKPLSDSEAETEGSEDDCEESGFRKVKGRIPSRAWSCAECSKRFASKRSLQSHMASHSQQRPDGKEEKCFSCDICGKSFKRKSHLNLHTIIHTGEKPFGCDVCKQRFGRKSHLNRHMTIHSGEKPFQCEKCGRKFASKCRLNSHQRVHSDEKPFGCDMCEQRFKDKSAANRHMKAHSGEEPIREKQFGCNQCTKRFTSKSCLNSHLRIHSGEKPFVCDLCGQKFFYKANLKAHIRIHTGEKPYSCDVCGQDFRSKSHLNTHQRIHTGEKPLNCDVCGQRFSRKSHLTRHMKVHTGEKPFGCVQCSKRFTNKTDLTFHLRIHTGEKPYACDFCGKRFMVKSAANKHMRVHSGVKPFGCHLCGQRFTAKPSVKKHMIIHTGEKPFCCKVCGYRFNLKTSLDRHVRIHTGEKPFGCDICGRHFNRKSTLNTHMKIHREEKVA, from the exons ATGTGGAGGCAGCAGGTCAGACAGCGACTGGATGCAGCAGAGGAGCAGAGACACGAAATACTGGATGCTGCTTTCAGCCCCGAACATCGGCTGCACACATCAG ACGTTCGTCCCACTGCCACCGTCAGAGAAGATTCCCCGGAGGAGCCCCGCTCTGACTGGGACCCAGAACCCATCCGGATcaaggaggagcaggaggagctcTGGGACAGTGTGGCGGGGGAGCAGCTGGACTTGAATGAGGAGATGGAGAGCACCAGAAGAAGAGTGAAGAGTGAGGacgaagatgaggaagaggaggagaagccTCCGGTCTTACTGGGCACTCTCCCTAGCATCAGCTCAGTGAACCAGATGAAGTCAGAAAGCGATGAAGAGGATGGAGAAGGAGGAAGATCCAGAAGGATCTCAGATCCCAACACACATGGAGACACTTCCAGCTCTTCAGACACTGAGGtcagcgaggaagaggagggtgatGATGAGAACCATTCTGACACTCAACTCAAGCCCTTGTCAGACTCCGAGGCTGAAACCGAAGGGAGTGAAGACGACTGTGAGGAGAGCGGCTTTCGCAAGGTGAAGGGGAGAATTCCCAGCAGAGCTTGGAGCTGCGCCGAGTGCAGTAAACGGTTCGCCTCCAAGCGCTCCCTTCAGAGTCACATGGCAAGTCATTCACAACAAAGACCTGACGGGAAGGAGgagaaatgttttagttgtgACATCTGTGGGAAAAGTTTCAAGAGAAAAAGTCACTTAAACCTTCACACAATAATCCACACAGGGGAGAAACCGTTTGGCTGCGACGTCTGCAAGCAAAGATTTGGTCGAAAGTCTCACCTGAACAGACACATGACCATCCACTCTGGGGAGAAACCCTTCCAGTGTGAGAAATGCGGCAGAAAGTTTGCTAGTAAGTGCCGCCTCAACTCACACCAGAGAGTTCATTCTGACGAGAAACCATTTGGCTGCGACATGTGCGAGCAAAGATTCAAGGACAAGTCGGCAGCGAACCGACACATGAAAGCCCACTCTGGAGAGGAaccaatcagagaaaagcagTTTGGCTGCAACCAGTGCACTAAAAGGTTCACCAGTAAAAGTTGCTTGAATTCACACCTGCGAATCCACAGCGGAGAAAAACCGTTTGTTTGTGATCTCTGTGGGCAGAAATTTTTCTACAAGGCGAATCTGAAAGCACACATTCGGATTCACACAGGGGAGAAACCCTACAGCTGTGACGTGTGTGGACAAGACTTCAGATCCAAGTCGCATCTAAACACCCACCAGAGAATCCACACCGGAGAGAAGCCGCTCAACTGCGACGTCTGTGGACAACGATTCAGCCGCAAGTCACATTTAACCAGACACATGAAGGTCCATACAGGAGAGAAACCCTTTGGCTGCGTTCAGTGCAGCAAGAGGTTCACCAACAAAACCGACCTGACCTTCCACCTGAGAATTCACACCGGGGAGAAACCATATGCCTGTGATTTCTGTGGGAAGAGATTCATGGTCAAATCAGctgcaaacaaacacatgagAGTGCATTCGGGAGTGAAGCCATTTGGCTGCCATCTCTGTGGGCAAAGGTTCACAGCGAAGCCCAGTGTGAAGAAACATATGATCATCCATACAGGGGAGAAACCCTTCTGCTGCAAAGTCTGCGGGTATAGATTCAACCTGAAGACCAGTTTAGACAGACACGTTAGGATCCACACTGGAGAAAAACCATTTGGTTGTGACATTTGTGGACGGCACTTTAACCGCAAATCCACCTTAAATACACACATGAAGATCCACAGAGAAGAGAAAGTTGCCTAG
- the LOC114161817 gene encoding gastrula zinc finger protein XlCGF57.1-like isoform X2, with the protein MDSSKGCTGQQWKETTPGRSNRIRTRLDVRPTATVREDSPEEPRSDWDPEPIRIKEEQEELWDSVAGEQLDLNEEMESTRRRVKSEDEDEEEEEKPPVLLGTLPSISSVNQMKSESDEEDGEGGRSRRISDPNTHGDTSSSSDTEVSEEEEGDDENHSDTQLKPLSDSEAETEGSEDDCEESGFRKVKGRIPSRAWSCAECSKRFASKRSLQSHMASHSQQRPDGKEEKCFSCDICGKSFKRKSHLNLHTIIHTGEKPFGCDVCKQRFGRKSHLNRHMTIHSGEKPFQCEKCGRKFASKCRLNSHQRVHSDEKPFGCDMCEQRFKDKSAANRHMKAHSGEEPIREKQFGCNQCTKRFTSKSCLNSHLRIHSGEKPFVCDLCGQKFFYKANLKAHIRIHTGEKPYSCDVCGQDFRSKSHLNTHQRIHTGEKPLNCDVCGQRFSRKSHLTRHMKVHTGEKPFGCVQCSKRFTNKTDLTFHLRIHTGEKPYACDFCGKRFMVKSAANKHMRVHSGVKPFGCHLCGQRFTAKPSVKKHMIIHTGEKPFCCKVCGYRFNLKTSLDRHVRIHTGEKPFGCDICGRHFNRKSTLNTHMKIHREEKVA; encoded by the exons atggattctTCCAAGGGATGCACAGGGCAACAGTGGAAAGAAACAACTCCAGGACGTTCtaacagaatcagaaccaggctCG ACGTTCGTCCCACTGCCACCGTCAGAGAAGATTCCCCGGAGGAGCCCCGCTCTGACTGGGACCCAGAACCCATCCGGATcaaggaggagcaggaggagctcTGGGACAGTGTGGCGGGGGAGCAGCTGGACTTGAATGAGGAGATGGAGAGCACCAGAAGAAGAGTGAAGAGTGAGGacgaagatgaggaagaggaggagaagccTCCGGTCTTACTGGGCACTCTCCCTAGCATCAGCTCAGTGAACCAGATGAAGTCAGAAAGCGATGAAGAGGATGGAGAAGGAGGAAGATCCAGAAGGATCTCAGATCCCAACACACATGGAGACACTTCCAGCTCTTCAGACACTGAGGtcagcgaggaagaggagggtgatGATGAGAACCATTCTGACACTCAACTCAAGCCCTTGTCAGACTCCGAGGCTGAAACCGAAGGGAGTGAAGACGACTGTGAGGAGAGCGGCTTTCGCAAGGTGAAGGGGAGAATTCCCAGCAGAGCTTGGAGCTGCGCCGAGTGCAGTAAACGGTTCGCCTCCAAGCGCTCCCTTCAGAGTCACATGGCAAGTCATTCACAACAAAGACCTGACGGGAAGGAGgagaaatgttttagttgtgACATCTGTGGGAAAAGTTTCAAGAGAAAAAGTCACTTAAACCTTCACACAATAATCCACACAGGGGAGAAACCGTTTGGCTGCGACGTCTGCAAGCAAAGATTTGGTCGAAAGTCTCACCTGAACAGACACATGACCATCCACTCTGGGGAGAAACCCTTCCAGTGTGAGAAATGCGGCAGAAAGTTTGCTAGTAAGTGCCGCCTCAACTCACACCAGAGAGTTCATTCTGACGAGAAACCATTTGGCTGCGACATGTGCGAGCAAAGATTCAAGGACAAGTCGGCAGCGAACCGACACATGAAAGCCCACTCTGGAGAGGAaccaatcagagaaaagcagTTTGGCTGCAACCAGTGCACTAAAAGGTTCACCAGTAAAAGTTGCTTGAATTCACACCTGCGAATCCACAGCGGAGAAAAACCGTTTGTTTGTGATCTCTGTGGGCAGAAATTTTTCTACAAGGCGAATCTGAAAGCACACATTCGGATTCACACAGGGGAGAAACCCTACAGCTGTGACGTGTGTGGACAAGACTTCAGATCCAAGTCGCATCTAAACACCCACCAGAGAATCCACACCGGAGAGAAGCCGCTCAACTGCGACGTCTGTGGACAACGATTCAGCCGCAAGTCACATTTAACCAGACACATGAAGGTCCATACAGGAGAGAAACCCTTTGGCTGCGTTCAGTGCAGCAAGAGGTTCACCAACAAAACCGACCTGACCTTCCACCTGAGAATTCACACCGGGGAGAAACCATATGCCTGTGATTTCTGTGGGAAGAGATTCATGGTCAAATCAGctgcaaacaaacacatgagAGTGCATTCGGGAGTGAAGCCATTTGGCTGCCATCTCTGTGGGCAAAGGTTCACAGCGAAGCCCAGTGTGAAGAAACATATGATCATCCATACAGGGGAGAAACCCTTCTGCTGCAAAGTCTGCGGGTATAGATTCAACCTGAAGACCAGTTTAGACAGACACGTTAGGATCCACACTGGAGAAAAACCATTTGGTTGTGACATTTGTGGACGGCACTTTAACCGCAAATCCACCTTAAATACACACATGAAGATCCACAGAGAAGAGAAAGTTGCCTAG